The Candidatus Cloacimonas sp. genome includes a region encoding these proteins:
- a CDS encoding PD-(D/E)XK nuclease family protein: MKFINYPLSENLETKVQDLIAPNCLFVFPTLSSAKRAARDYLQNWDLSNCLFYSMEELRAALILPEQPVLTDEKRLLCLYLVMEESEREFFHIFNYSDIVDWGRRFFDFYEELCEECVAIEALEQLPDSGTFHTQEWQEIYLQKIITIRNNYCKFIGSMGFSDAILYLLPENITVPWQGYNIYFINQYYYSALEKRQIKALEDSGNNISIVTHSLEISGNAENWKVQDFDLQSAWNSLKRKPQIEILESDNETQMALAFLAWFSEQKRTNGAIIDSSFYLKSYSHFFPEEHFAKPDSYSFSEGTIYKMLVAVRAGLKSINESEGSLAVKILANYISDDWFCRYFYAEELCLDPEVYLQQLRMELAYLIDRDYLYVDCALFDSIDKPMLKNLIREYYRLIYAFGNIKNLTDLCALIDAEKGLSLNKLLNEEEKQYTDIMPVFWKQMANFTAIENLGLISSWQQIWAEETLGENLLELLVNYLKSAKITLHRKENLSPEWEISNLLDSRNRNYRSIAFLQMIEGSVPSSPTPVWLFNESQRAKLGLKTYNDIRSRERYYFFRLLLCSEQAVCLSYVNQEKDISPSSFLGELAEFLKDQEAELLSKKKVVVSLQEVYKSSAVEKQIVGVEDNEQCQREKNFPEDFFIIPSDPAMDIPQDKNVLFSASSLIQFLKNPFLWFVENKCKLSLQNWEAEETISYKLFGNIMHTYFSTTLAKLKGEHTSVEQLEQLFGNNEKLERQLKEVINSAKHKYQIPKNYNADFLGDILAKRLAQSLNIFYTDWLKKQIDRREFILLPEMEELYEEEYVYKPLGVVQFADNDYTLSIKGRADLRIELENKAFIVDFKTGSHDYRQLCIYEWYYYLLDEVLPEDSVSSLFWNIFDPSGKMEGVKEDKRQKLKTQIFEHFLSCLANGYSTITKIADRQRLQNITRADLLNIKKGGV; this comes from the coding sequence ATGAAATTTATCAATTATCCGCTTTCCGAAAACCTGGAAACAAAAGTGCAGGATCTTATTGCTCCCAATTGCCTTTTTGTTTTTCCCACTTTAAGTTCGGCTAAAAGAGCCGCCAGAGATTATTTACAAAATTGGGATCTTTCAAATTGCCTTTTTTACAGTATGGAAGAATTACGCGCTGCTCTTATTTTGCCTGAGCAACCTGTTTTAACCGATGAAAAACGCCTACTGTGTCTTTATTTGGTGATGGAAGAAAGCGAGCGAGAATTTTTTCATATCTTTAATTATTCTGATATAGTGGACTGGGGACGGCGTTTTTTTGATTTTTATGAAGAACTTTGCGAAGAATGTGTAGCGATAGAGGCCTTGGAACAATTACCCGATTCCGGAACATTTCATACGCAAGAATGGCAAGAAATATATCTGCAAAAGATTATTACGATTCGTAACAATTACTGTAAATTCATTGGGTCTATGGGTTTTAGCGATGCTATTTTATATCTGTTGCCAGAAAATATTACCGTTCCCTGGCAGGGCTATAATATATATTTTATCAATCAATATTATTACAGCGCTCTGGAAAAACGGCAAATTAAAGCCCTGGAAGATTCTGGAAACAACATAAGCATAGTTACACATAGTTTAGAGATATCAGGCAATGCGGAAAACTGGAAAGTGCAGGACTTTGATTTGCAAAGCGCTTGGAATTCTCTGAAGCGCAAACCTCAAATAGAAATTTTGGAATCGGACAATGAAACTCAGATGGCTTTGGCATTTTTAGCTTGGTTTTCAGAACAAAAAAGGACTAATGGCGCAATTATAGACAGCAGTTTTTATTTAAAAAGTTACAGCCACTTCTTTCCGGAAGAACATTTTGCCAAGCCCGACAGTTATTCTTTCAGTGAAGGAACCATCTATAAAATGCTTGTGGCAGTTCGCGCAGGATTAAAATCAATAAATGAGAGCGAGGGCTCTTTAGCTGTAAAAATACTGGCGAATTATATCTCCGATGATTGGTTTTGTCGCTATTTTTACGCTGAAGAGCTTTGTTTGGATCCAGAGGTATATTTACAGCAACTGCGTATGGAACTTGCCTATTTGATAGACAGGGATTATCTGTATGTGGATTGTGCTTTGTTTGATTCGATAGACAAACCGATGCTAAAAAATCTAATACGGGAATATTATAGATTAATTTACGCTTTCGGCAATATAAAAAACTTAACTGATCTCTGTGCTCTGATAGATGCTGAAAAGGGATTGTCGCTGAACAAATTGCTAAATGAGGAAGAAAAACAATATACCGATATTATGCCGGTTTTTTGGAAACAGATGGCAAATTTCACGGCAATTGAAAATCTGGGTTTGATCAGTTCGTGGCAACAAATTTGGGCGGAAGAAACTTTGGGAGAAAATTTACTGGAATTGCTGGTTAATTATTTGAAAAGCGCTAAAATAACACTGCATCGCAAAGAAAATTTATCACCCGAGTGGGAAATTAGTAATCTACTGGATTCTCGCAATCGAAACTATCGTTCCATAGCTTTTTTGCAGATGATTGAAGGTAGCGTTCCTTCCAGCCCTACTCCGGTTTGGTTATTTAATGAATCCCAGCGGGCAAAATTGGGGCTGAAGACATATAACGATATCAGAAGCAGAGAGCGTTATTATTTCTTTCGGCTTTTGCTGTGCTCTGAGCAGGCAGTTTGCTTAAGCTATGTAAATCAAGAAAAAGATATCAGTCCCAGCTCCTTTTTGGGAGAATTGGCAGAATTTTTAAAAGACCAAGAAGCGGAATTGTTGTCTAAAAAGAAAGTAGTTGTTTCTCTGCAAGAAGTATATAAATCATCAGCCGTCGAAAAGCAAATCGTGGGTGTGGAAGATAATGAACAATGCCAGAGAGAAAAGAACTTTCCCGAAGATTTTTTTATTATCCCTTCCGACCCCGCAATGGATATTCCGCAGGATAAAAATGTTTTGTTTAGTGCATCCTCGCTGATTCAATTCTTGAAAAACCCCTTTCTCTGGTTTGTGGAGAATAAATGCAAACTCTCTCTTCAAAATTGGGAAGCGGAAGAGACCATTAGCTATAAACTCTTTGGAAATATTATGCACACTTATTTTTCCACTACTCTTGCCAAATTGAAAGGTGAGCATACTTCCGTGGAACAACTGGAACAATTGTTCGGAAATAATGAAAAGCTGGAAAGACAATTGAAAGAAGTGATCAATTCCGCCAAACATAAATATCAGATACCCAAAAACTACAATGCCGATTTTTTAGGTGATATTCTGGCAAAGAGATTGGCACAATCGCTCAATATTTTCTATACTGACTGGTTGAAAAAACAGATTGATCGCCGCGAGTTCATTCTCCTTCCCGAAATGGAAGAATTGTATGAAGAAGAGTATGTTTATAAACCCTTAGGAGTAGTTCAATTTGCTGATAACGATTATACACTTTCCATAAAAGGCCGGGCAGACCTGCGGATTGAATTGGAAAATAAGGCATTTATCGTCGATTTTAAAACCGGTAGCCATGACTATCGTCAACTCTGCATATACGAATGGTATTATTATCTTTTGGATGAAGTTTTGCCTGAAGATAGTGTTTCATCTCTATTTTGGAATATATTTGATCCTTCCGGAAAAATGGAAGGCGTGAAGGAAGACAAACGCCAGAAACTTAAAACGCAAATATTTGAACACTTCTTATCCTGCCTTGCAAATGGCTATAGCACGATTACTAAAATTGCCGATAGACAGCGCTTGCAAAATATTACCAGAGCGGACTTGCTGAACATTAAAAAAGGGGGTGTATGA
- the cls gene encoding cardiolipin synthase encodes MALLISLVLIASLTQLIVGGSVLETFSKVTLRIINILFGISIVLVILIVVMENGSPATTMAWILVLIFLPIVGFILYLFFGRNWRKKRLFSKKGYADIQNLITYIQKYPLPKENNWQTELSARLNKLLENNSKATLTINNDVTLYSDTLQAFKAILEGIASARYFVHLEYFSINADETGYALQKLLIQKAMEGVEIRFIYDDVGCWMLKKSFKNELRNAGVEFVPFMPVWIPFLNSRLNYRNHRKLVIVDGKKAYLGGLNIGDKYLGRKRYYGYWRDSLAEIEGQAALALQAIFLTDWDFVTGKNLMQECLLDKYLPVLPAEKQYFLPMQIVANGPDSDYDSIMQLYFAAITYARNNIRISTPYLVLNESLLSALKIAAISKVKIQILVPDKPDHFLVFWASRSYFQQLLDVGVEIWTYHKGFNHSKTLIVDEEVLLIGTANMDMRSFNQNFELAATIYDKNVCLEAIHQFEEDLKYSSKLDPEKFQQRSMVQKTKESICRLVSPLL; translated from the coding sequence ATGGCTCTCTTAATCAGTTTAGTATTGATTGCTTCACTAACTCAGCTAATTGTGGGTGGTTCAGTTTTGGAAACATTCAGCAAAGTAACTCTGCGCATCATAAATATCCTGTTTGGTATATCCATAGTATTGGTCATTTTGATAGTAGTGATGGAAAATGGTTCTCCGGCGACAACTATGGCTTGGATATTAGTTCTCATATTTTTGCCTATAGTCGGTTTTATTTTGTATTTGTTTTTTGGTAGAAACTGGCGTAAAAAACGCTTATTCAGTAAAAAGGGTTATGCAGACATCCAAAATCTTATAACCTATATCCAAAAATATCCGCTTCCCAAAGAAAATAACTGGCAGACGGAATTAAGCGCGCGTTTAAATAAATTACTGGAAAATAACAGCAAGGCAACGCTGACGATAAATAACGATGTAACTTTGTATTCCGATACCTTACAAGCATTTAAGGCAATTTTGGAAGGGATTGCTTCTGCCCGTTATTTTGTGCATTTGGAATATTTTTCCATTAATGCCGATGAAACGGGTTACGCTTTGCAAAAATTGCTAATTCAAAAGGCGATGGAGGGAGTAGAAATTCGCTTTATTTATGATGATGTTGGTTGTTGGATGTTGAAAAAGAGTTTTAAAAATGAGTTACGCAATGCGGGTGTGGAATTTGTGCCTTTTATGCCGGTCTGGATTCCTTTTTTAAATAGTCGCTTGAACTATCGCAATCACCGAAAACTGGTTATCGTAGATGGGAAAAAGGCATATTTGGGTGGCTTGAACATAGGCGATAAATATTTGGGGCGAAAACGCTATTATGGTTATTGGCGAGATTCCTTAGCTGAAATTGAAGGTCAAGCAGCGCTTGCTTTGCAGGCAATATTTTTAACGGACTGGGATTTTGTGACAGGCAAAAACTTGATGCAAGAATGCCTGCTGGATAAATATCTTCCTGTTCTTCCAGCCGAGAAACAATACTTTTTGCCAATGCAAATTGTTGCCAATGGTCCAGATAGCGATTATGACAGCATTATGCAATTATATTTTGCAGCCATTACTTATGCCAGGAACAATATCAGAATCTCCACTCCCTATCTGGTTTTGAATGAAAGTTTGCTGTCGGCTTTGAAAATTGCTGCAATTAGCAAGGTTAAAATACAAATTCTGGTTCCGGACAAGCCAGATCACTTTCTGGTCTTTTGGGCTTCGCGTAGCTATTTTCAACAGCTTTTGGATGTAGGAGTGGAAATCTGGACTTATCATAAGGGCTTTAACCATTCCAAAACACTAATTGTGGATGAAGAAGTGCTTTTAATAGGAACCGCTAATATGGATATGCGCAGTTTTAATCAAAATTTTGAACTGGCGGCTACAATATATGATAAAAATGTCTGTCTGGAAGCAATCCATCAATTTGAAGAAGACCTAAAATATAGCAGTAAACTTGATCCGGAGAAATTTCAACAACGCAGTATGGTGCAAAAGACCAAAGAATCCATTTGTCGTTTGGTTTCTCCTTTATTATAG